A single region of the Paraburkholderia megapolitana genome encodes:
- the urtD gene encoding urea ABC transporter ATP-binding protein UrtD — translation MGHAVVPGEIDVSHGTILYLEDVTVSFDGFRALNALSLSIDVGELRCIIGPNGAGKTTMMDVITGKTSPDSGKVFLGQTIDLTRMNEPSIARAGIGRKFQKPTVFEQHPVWENLELAMKTDKGWWASLRARLDRSAQALIEETLAVIRLESEALRLAGELSHGQKQRLEIGMLLMQRPALLLLDEPAAGMTDDETMELAALLNRLRGSCSMMVVEHDMEFVAALAGDTGRVTVMAEGRVLADGTLDSVKRDESVIESYLGR, via the coding sequence ATGGGTCACGCGGTCGTGCCCGGTGAGATCGATGTGTCGCACGGCACGATTCTGTATCTCGAGGATGTGACCGTCAGTTTCGATGGTTTTCGTGCGCTTAATGCGCTGTCGCTGTCGATCGATGTCGGGGAATTGCGTTGCATCATTGGGCCTAACGGCGCGGGCAAAACCACGATGATGGATGTGATTACCGGGAAGACTTCGCCCGATTCGGGCAAGGTCTTTCTTGGGCAGACGATCGATCTGACGCGGATGAACGAGCCTTCTATCGCTCGTGCCGGGATTGGGCGGAAGTTTCAGAAGCCGACTGTGTTCGAGCAGCATCCGGTTTGGGAGAATCTCGAGCTGGCTATGAAGACGGATAAGGGGTGGTGGGCTTCTCTGCGGGCGCGGCTTGATCGTTCTGCGCAGGCGCTTATTGAGGAGACGCTTGCTGTGATTCGGTTGGAGAGTGAGGCACTTCGGTTGGCCGGTGAGTTGTCGCATGGGCAGAAGCAGCGGCTTGAAATTGGCATGTTGCTTATGCAGCGGCCCGCTTTGTTGTTGCTTGATGAGCCTGCGGCTGGGATGACTGACGATGAGACTATGGAGCTGGCTGCGTTGTTGAATCGTTTGCGTGGGTCCTGTTCCATGATGGTTGTTGAGCATGATATGGAGTTTGTTGCTGCTCTGGCTGGTGATACTGGGCGGGTTACTGTTATGGCTGAGGGGCGGGTTCTTGCTGATGGGACGCTTGATAGTGTTAAGAGGGATGAATCTGTGATTGAGTCGTATCTGGGGAGGTGA
- the urtC gene encoding urea ABC transporter permease subunit UrtC, which translates to MTAVSTSASASSSSAALPAATAAARAVQSGFALGLPPRPALLSRRAWLALIALIIVIGFGVPFAALVLPESSAFHLSAYAMTLAGKFMCYAIAALALDLVWGYCGILSLGHALFFALGGYAIGMYLMRAIGHEGKYGSDLPDFMVFLDWHALPWYWQGTEHLWYALLLVVVVPAVVAWVFGFFTFRSRVKGVYLSIITQALTFAAMLLFYRNETGFGGNNGFTDFKRIGGFPITHPGTRTALLLITFAVLVLAFLGARAVVTSKLGRVVTAVRDGETRLMFLGYSPLAYKLFVWTASAVLCGIAGALYVPQVGIINPGEMSPGNSIEMAIWVAVGGRGTLIGPIIGAFAVNGAKSFFTANFPEYWLFFLGLIFVLVPLLLPNGIMGLIELATRRRTRS; encoded by the coding sequence ATGACTGCTGTCTCTACCTCGGCTTCTGCCTCCTCATCCTCTGCTGCGCTACCGGCGGCCACCGCCGCTGCTCGTGCGGTACAGAGCGGCTTCGCGCTCGGCCTGCCGCCGCGTCCCGCGCTGCTGTCGCGTCGCGCGTGGCTTGCATTAATCGCGCTGATTATCGTCATCGGGTTCGGCGTGCCATTCGCCGCGCTCGTACTGCCTGAATCGAGTGCGTTCCATCTGTCGGCGTATGCGATGACGCTTGCCGGCAAGTTCATGTGCTATGCGATTGCGGCGCTCGCGCTCGATCTCGTGTGGGGTTATTGCGGCATTCTGAGTCTTGGTCACGCGCTGTTTTTTGCGCTCGGCGGTTATGCAATTGGTATGTATCTGATGCGTGCGATCGGGCATGAAGGCAAATACGGCAGCGACCTGCCGGACTTCATGGTGTTCCTCGACTGGCATGCGCTGCCGTGGTACTGGCAAGGCACCGAACATCTCTGGTATGCGCTGCTGCTGGTGGTCGTGGTGCCTGCCGTGGTCGCGTGGGTGTTCGGCTTCTTTACGTTCCGTTCTCGTGTGAAGGGTGTGTATCTGTCGATCATCACGCAGGCGCTTACGTTCGCTGCGATGCTGCTTTTTTATCGTAACGAAACGGGCTTTGGTGGCAACAACGGCTTCACCGACTTCAAGCGCATCGGCGGTTTTCCGATCACTCATCCGGGCACGCGCACGGCGCTGCTGCTGATCACCTTTGCCGTACTCGTGCTCGCGTTTCTTGGCGCGCGCGCGGTCGTTACGTCGAAGCTCGGGCGTGTCGTCACCGCGGTGCGCGACGGCGAAACGCGCCTGATGTTTCTCGGCTATAGCCCGCTCGCCTACAAGCTGTTTGTGTGGACGGCGTCGGCAGTGCTGTGTGGCATCGCTGGTGCGCTGTATGTGCCGCAGGTCGGCATCATCAATCCTGGCGAGATGTCGCCGGGCAACTCGATCGAAATGGCGATCTGGGTTGCGGTGGGCGGGCGCGGTACGTTGATCGGGCCGATCATCGGTGCGTTTGCCGTGAACGGTGCGAAAAGCTTTTTTACGGCAAATTTTCCTGAGTACTGGTTGTTCTTTCTGGGTCTGATCTTCGTGCTAGTGCCGCTCCTTCTGCCGAACGGCATCATGGGATTGATCGAACTCGCGACGCGCAGGAGGACCCGCTCATGA
- the urtB gene encoding urea ABC transporter permease subunit UrtB translates to MAFPFSGLLRRSVGTVLIAVLASAPLAAFALTPADVAPLAADDFDAKSAAIDKLIATHDAASLALLKALSEDTALATDGGEVLILDGDTAHDAATGKTVAAGDAQPVTLNNLLRSKVTGALSGLQLDSPDLETRRAAIGALLKNPDPAMKPLIDAARAKETDPTLKKRLDTLWAMTALHNPDVATRLEAVKLVAARHDLDMYELLRPLVAKKPDGSFAESDAGIRAVAQQGIDALDSIQRRSEIAGTLFAGLSLGSVLLLAALGLAITYGLIGVINMAHGEFLMIGAYATYAVQNFIQHHAPGAFDWYPLFAVPASFVAAAVVGIVLERLVLKHLYGRPLETLLTTFGVSLILIQATRMIFGAQNVQVVNPSWMSGGVTVLPNLILPYNRLAILAFSMIVVGIAWAVLTKTRLGLFVRAVTQNRRMAACVGVKTARVDSYAFAFGAGIAGLGGCALSQIGNVGPDLGQSYIIDSFMAVVLGGVGQLAGTVLGGFGLGLVSKAIEPFWGAVLAKIAVLVLIVLFIQKRPQGMFALKGRSAEA, encoded by the coding sequence ATGGCGTTTCCTTTTTCAGGGCTGCTGCGCCGATCCGTCGGTACCGTCCTAATAGCGGTTCTCGCCAGCGCGCCGCTCGCCGCATTCGCGCTAACGCCAGCCGATGTCGCACCGCTCGCCGCCGACGACTTCGACGCGAAGTCCGCCGCGATCGACAAGCTGATCGCCACTCACGACGCAGCGTCGCTTGCACTGCTGAAAGCGCTGTCCGAAGACACCGCGCTCGCCACCGACGGCGGCGAAGTGCTGATCCTCGACGGCGACACCGCACACGATGCCGCGACCGGCAAGACCGTCGCCGCCGGCGATGCGCAGCCTGTCACGCTGAATAACCTGCTGCGCTCAAAGGTAACGGGCGCACTGTCGGGTCTGCAACTCGATTCGCCCGACCTCGAAACGCGCCGCGCCGCAATCGGTGCGCTGCTGAAAAACCCCGACCCCGCGATGAAGCCGCTGATCGACGCGGCCCGCGCGAAGGAAACCGATCCGACGCTGAAGAAGCGTCTCGACACGCTGTGGGCGATGACCGCCCTGCACAATCCCGATGTCGCGACACGGCTCGAAGCGGTCAAGCTCGTCGCCGCACGCCACGATCTCGACATGTACGAACTGCTGCGACCGCTCGTGGCGAAGAAGCCTGACGGCAGTTTTGCGGAGAGCGATGCGGGTATTCGTGCAGTTGCTCAGCAAGGCATCGATGCACTCGATTCGATCCAGCGCCGCAGCGAGATCGCCGGTACGTTGTTCGCGGGGCTGTCGCTCGGCAGTGTGTTGCTACTCGCGGCGCTCGGCCTTGCGATCACGTATGGCCTGATCGGCGTGATCAATATGGCGCACGGCGAATTCCTGATGATCGGCGCCTATGCGACCTATGCGGTGCAGAACTTCATCCAGCACCATGCGCCGGGTGCGTTCGACTGGTATCCGCTGTTCGCGGTGCCTGCTTCGTTCGTTGCCGCTGCGGTTGTCGGCATCGTGCTGGAACGGCTCGTGTTGAAACATCTGTACGGCCGTCCGCTCGAAACGTTGCTCACGACCTTCGGCGTGAGCCTGATCCTGATCCAGGCGACGCGCATGATCTTCGGCGCGCAGAACGTGCAGGTCGTCAACCCGTCGTGGATGAGCGGCGGCGTCACCGTGCTGCCGAATCTGATCCTGCCGTACAACCGCCTCGCCATTCTTGCTTTCTCGATGATCGTCGTCGGCATTGCGTGGGCTGTGCTGACAAAGACACGGCTTGGCTTGTTCGTGCGCGCGGTTACGCAGAACCGGCGCATGGCCGCCTGCGTCGGCGTGAAAACTGCGCGTGTCGACTCGTATGCGTTTGCGTTCGGCGCGGGCATCGCCGGGCTCGGCGGCTGCGCGCTGTCGCAGATCGGCAATGTCGGCCCCGACCTCGGCCAGAGCTACATCATCGATTCGTTCATGGCGGTCGTGCTGGGCGGTGTCGGACAACTGGCCGGTACTGTGCTCGGCGGGTTCGGGCTCGGGCTCGTCAGCAAGGCAATCGAACCGTTCTGGGGCGCCGTGCTCGCGAAGATCGCGGTGCTCGTGCTGATCGTGCTGTTTATCCAGAAGCGTCCTCAAGGCATGTTCGCCCTGAAGGGCCGCAGCGCGGAGGCTTGA
- the urtA gene encoding urea ABC transporter substrate-binding protein — MKRRSLLKLGSMSGALALAGQSPFARAQSGTGPIKVGILHSLSGTMAISETSLKDTALMTIAEINASGGVLGRQIEPVVVDPASNWPLFAEKARQLITQDKCAVVFGCWTSVSRKSVLPVFEELNGLLFYPVQYEGEEMSRNVFYTGAAPNQQAIPATEYLMSAEGGGAKRFFLLGTDYVYPRTTNKILRAFLKSKGVQDADIQEVYTPFGHSDYQTIVANIKTFSQGGKTAVISTVNGDSNVPFYKELGNQGLKATDVPVVAFSVGEEELRGIDTKPLVGNLAAWNYFMSLRNPTNEKFKKQWADWVKSQNLPGGTKRVTNDPMEATWVGIHMWKQAVEKAKSTDVDKVRVAMIGQKVAAPSGFTLEMDGNHHLHKPVMIGEVRADGQFNVVWRTKTTIRAQPWSPYIAGNAGKPDVVSSIPAFLRRSRVA; from the coding sequence ATGAAACGTCGTAGTCTGCTGAAGCTCGGCTCCATGAGCGGCGCACTTGCGCTCGCGGGTCAAAGCCCGTTCGCGCGTGCGCAGTCGGGCACCGGCCCGATCAAGGTCGGCATCCTGCACTCCCTGTCGGGCACGATGGCGATCTCGGAGACGTCGCTGAAAGACACGGCGTTGATGACCATCGCCGAGATCAACGCAAGCGGCGGCGTGCTCGGACGCCAGATCGAACCGGTTGTCGTCGACCCCGCGTCGAACTGGCCGCTGTTCGCCGAGAAGGCGCGTCAGTTGATCACCCAGGACAAGTGCGCGGTCGTGTTCGGCTGCTGGACTTCGGTGTCGCGCAAGTCGGTGTTGCCGGTGTTCGAGGAACTGAACGGCCTGCTGTTCTACCCGGTGCAGTACGAAGGCGAAGAGATGTCGCGCAACGTGTTCTATACCGGCGCGGCGCCGAACCAGCAGGCGATTCCCGCCACCGAATATCTGATGAGCGCCGAAGGCGGCGGTGCGAAGCGCTTCTTCCTGCTCGGCACCGACTATGTGTATCCGCGCACGACGAACAAGATCCTGCGTGCGTTCCTGAAGTCGAAAGGCGTGCAGGACGCGGACATCCAGGAGGTCTACACGCCGTTCGGCCACAGCGACTATCAGACCATCGTCGCGAACATCAAGACGTTCTCGCAAGGCGGCAAGACGGCCGTGATCTCGACGGTGAACGGCGATTCGAATGTGCCGTTCTACAAGGAACTCGGCAACCAGGGTTTGAAGGCGACCGATGTGCCGGTCGTCGCGTTCTCGGTTGGCGAAGAAGAACTGCGCGGTATCGACACGAAGCCGCTGGTCGGCAACCTCGCAGCATGGAACTACTTCATGTCGCTGCGCAATCCCACCAACGAGAAGTTCAAGAAGCAATGGGCCGACTGGGTCAAGTCGCAGAATCTGCCGGGCGGTACGAAGCGCGTCACCAACGATCCGATGGAAGCGACTTGGGTCGGCATTCATATGTGGAAGCAGGCCGTCGAAAAAGCGAAGAGCACCGATGTCGACAAGGTGCGCGTCGCGATGATCGGACAGAAGGTCGCAGCACCGTCGGGCTTCACACTCGAGATGGACGGTAACCACCATCTGCACAAGCCGGTGATGATTGGTGAAGTGCGCGCCGATGGGCAGTTCAACGTCGTGTGGCGCACCAAGACGACGATCCGTGCGCAACCGTGGAGTCCGTATATCGCGGGCAATGCGGGCAAGCCGGATGTCGTCAGTTCGATCCCCGCGTTCTTGCGGCGCTCGCGTGTTGCGTAA
- a CDS encoding omega-aminotransferase AptA, whose amino-acid sequence MTECSTPSASTPDLSAFWMPFTANRQFKSAPRLLVSAKGMYYTSHDGRQILDGTAGLWCVNAGHCRDEIVAAVQAQAAEMDFAPTFQMGHPKAFEAATKIAKHTPGDLKHIFFVNSGSEAVDTALKIALAYHRSRGEGQRTRFIGRERGYHGVGFGGISVGGIAPNRKTFSGGLLPAVDHLPHTLNIKEAAFSKGQPAWGAHLADELERIVTLHDASTIAAVIVEPVAGSTGVLIPPQGYLQRLREICTKHGILLIFDEVITGWGRLGTPFAAQYFGVTPDLLTMAKGTNNAAAPLGAVAASARIHDSIVDGAPAGIELFHGYTYSGHPIAAAAACATIDLYEREGLFERAARMAPVFEQAIHRLRGERHVIDVRNLGLVGGVELAPRDGAPGARAAEVFLRCYQKGVLTRYTGDILAFSPPLIIEEGQIDEIFRTVAEVLRETE is encoded by the coding sequence ATGACCGAGTGTTCCACGCCTTCCGCCAGCACCCCCGATCTGTCCGCATTCTGGATGCCGTTCACCGCCAACCGACAGTTCAAGAGCGCGCCGCGCCTGCTCGTGAGCGCGAAGGGGATGTACTACACGTCGCACGACGGACGGCAGATTCTCGATGGCACGGCGGGGCTGTGGTGCGTCAACGCGGGGCACTGCCGCGACGAGATCGTTGCCGCCGTGCAGGCACAGGCTGCGGAGATGGACTTCGCACCGACCTTCCAGATGGGCCACCCGAAGGCATTCGAAGCCGCGACGAAGATCGCGAAGCACACGCCCGGCGACCTGAAGCACATCTTCTTCGTGAACTCCGGGTCGGAGGCCGTCGATACCGCGCTGAAAATTGCGCTCGCCTATCATCGTTCGCGTGGCGAAGGGCAGCGTACGCGCTTTATCGGACGCGAGCGCGGGTATCACGGGGTGGGTTTCGGCGGGATTTCGGTCGGCGGGATTGCGCCGAACCGGAAGACGTTTTCCGGTGGTCTGCTGCCTGCGGTCGATCATTTGCCGCACACACTGAATATCAAGGAGGCGGCGTTCTCGAAAGGCCAGCCTGCGTGGGGCGCGCATCTGGCGGATGAGCTTGAGCGCATCGTCACGCTGCACGACGCGTCGACGATCGCTGCGGTGATCGTCGAGCCGGTGGCCGGCTCGACCGGCGTGCTGATTCCGCCGCAGGGCTACCTGCAACGGCTACGCGAGATCTGTACGAAGCACGGCATCCTGCTGATCTTCGACGAGGTGATCACGGGTTGGGGGCGGCTCGGTACGCCGTTTGCCGCACAGTATTTCGGCGTCACGCCCGATCTGCTGACGATGGCCAAGGGCACCAACAATGCCGCGGCTCCGCTGGGCGCCGTTGCCGCGAGCGCACGGATTCACGATTCGATTGTCGATGGGGCGCCCGCGGGCATCGAGTTGTTTCACGGCTATACGTATTCGGGGCACCCAATTGCAGCCGCCGCGGCCTGCGCCACGATCGATCTCTACGAACGCGAGGGGTTATTCGAACGCGCGGCACGCATGGCGCCGGTCTTTGAGCAGGCTATTCATCGGCTGCGCGGCGAACGTCATGTGATCGACGTGCGCAACCTTGGGCTGGTGGGTGGCGTGGAACTCGCACCGCGCGATGGCGCGCCCGGCGCACGGGCGGCTGAAGTGTTCCTGCGCTGCTATCAGAAGGGTGTGCTGACGCGCTATACCGGCGACATCCTTGCGTTCTCGCCGCCGCTCATCATCGAGGAAGGGCAGATCGACGAAATCTTCCGCACGGTTGCGGAGGTATTGCGCGAGACGGAGTGA
- a CDS encoding rhodanese-like domain-containing protein codes for MQNLTAPALAEWLADKSRAAPVLLDVREPWEVTTAHIAGSVSIPMREIPARSEELEDDAQIVCVCHHGARSAQVAMFLESRGYQHVFNLQGGIDAWSRQVDASVPTY; via the coding sequence ATGCAAAACCTGACCGCCCCCGCCCTCGCCGAATGGCTCGCCGACAAGTCGCGTGCCGCGCCTGTCCTGCTGGACGTGCGCGAGCCGTGGGAAGTCACGACAGCGCACATTGCCGGCAGCGTGTCGATTCCGATGCGCGAGATTCCCGCGCGCAGCGAAGAACTCGAAGACGATGCGCAGATCGTCTGCGTGTGCCATCACGGCGCACGCAGCGCGCAAGTCGCGATGTTCCTCGAATCGCGCGGCTATCAGCACGTGTTCAATCTGCAGGGCGGCATCGACGCGTGGTCGCGTCAGGTCGACGCTTCGGTTCCTACGTACTAA
- a CDS encoding protein-L-isoaspartate O-methyltransferase family protein, with amino-acid sequence MNIEQARFNMIEQQIRPWEVLDQDVLNLLSIVKRENFVPAIHRDLAFVDFEVPLPAGQHMLAPRVEARVLQELAVKKHESVLEIGAGSGYMAALLAHRAQHVLTIDIEPELAGLAKQNLAANGVLNAEVATGDGALGWASAAPYDVICVSGGLPVLPQEILEQLKVGGRLAAFVGTAPVMKAQIITRIDEKQYRVADVFETYVEPLTNAVQPPRFKF; translated from the coding sequence ATGAATATCGAGCAAGCGCGTTTCAACATGATCGAACAGCAGATCCGCCCCTGGGAAGTGCTCGACCAGGACGTGTTGAACCTGCTGTCGATCGTCAAGCGCGAGAACTTCGTTCCCGCCATTCATCGCGATCTCGCCTTTGTCGACTTCGAAGTGCCGCTGCCGGCCGGTCAGCACATGCTGGCGCCGCGCGTCGAAGCGCGCGTGCTGCAGGAACTGGCGGTGAAGAAGCACGAAAGCGTGCTGGAAATCGGCGCGGGTTCGGGCTACATGGCCGCACTGCTCGCGCACCGCGCGCAGCATGTGCTGACCATCGACATCGAACCGGAACTCGCCGGGCTCGCGAAGCAGAACCTCGCCGCGAACGGTGTGCTCAACGCCGAAGTCGCCACCGGCGACGGCGCACTGGGCTGGGCCTCGGCGGCACCGTACGACGTGATCTGCGTGTCGGGCGGCCTGCCGGTGCTGCCACAAGAGATTCTCGAACAACTGAAGGTGGGCGGCCGTCTGGCCGCGTTCGTCGGCACGGCGCCGGTGATGAAGGCACAGATCATCACGCGTATCGACGAGAAGCAGTACCGCGTTGCCGACGTGTTCGAAACCTATGTCGAGCCGCTGACCAACGCGGTGCAGCCGCCGCGCTTCAAGTTCTAA
- a CDS encoding LacI family DNA-binding transcriptional regulator: protein MSTAAPEFGRHSIAGVAEQAGVSVATVSRVLNGHDNVRPATRDRVLAAIKASGYRVNELARNLRTAESHLLLTMVPDIGNPFYAEILRGIDSVAHEHGYFMLLCDTGADLGRERSYFDLLRQHRADGAICLDPAAIHQALAEDSDTLPWVACCEFDTSVGVPYVGIDNYTAAGDAVRHLLARGHRRIGLINSADSYLYAQHRELGYLGALCAAGIAPDPRWRMTVTNLDYAAGGAAATALMQLADPPDAVFAVSDTLAIGVIAGLREAGWRVPDDIAVVGFDDISLAAQVDPPLTTIAQPMRELGETAARLLLQRLANPHASVPGVLLPHRLVVRKSA, encoded by the coding sequence CTGTCCACCGCTGCACCCGAATTCGGCCGCCATTCCATTGCCGGCGTTGCGGAGCAGGCGGGTGTGTCGGTCGCGACGGTATCGCGCGTGCTCAACGGCCACGACAACGTGCGCCCGGCAACGCGTGATCGCGTTCTCGCCGCGATCAAGGCGAGCGGCTATCGCGTCAATGAACTCGCGCGCAACCTGCGTACCGCCGAAAGCCATCTGCTGCTCACGATGGTGCCCGACATCGGCAATCCGTTCTATGCGGAGATCTTGCGCGGCATCGACAGTGTGGCGCATGAGCATGGTTACTTCATGCTGTTGTGCGACACCGGTGCGGACCTCGGGCGTGAGCGCAGTTACTTCGACCTGCTGCGGCAACATCGCGCGGACGGCGCGATCTGTCTCGATCCGGCCGCGATTCATCAGGCGCTCGCGGAAGACTCGGACACGCTGCCGTGGGTCGCGTGCTGCGAATTCGATACGTCGGTTGGTGTGCCGTACGTCGGTATCGATAACTACACCGCTGCGGGCGACGCGGTACGACACCTGCTCGCGCGCGGCCATCGGCGTATCGGGCTGATCAATTCCGCCGACAGCTATCTCTACGCGCAGCACCGAGAGCTCGGCTACCTCGGTGCGCTGTGCGCGGCGGGCATTGCGCCCGACCCGCGCTGGCGCATGACCGTTACGAATCTCGACTACGCGGCGGGCGGCGCGGCGGCGACCGCGCTGATGCAACTGGCCGATCCGCCGGACGCGGTGTTCGCGGTGTCGGACACGCTCGCGATCGGCGTGATCGCCGGGTTGCGCGAAGCAGGCTGGCGCGTGCCCGACGACATCGCGGTGGTCGGCTTCGACGATATCTCGCTGGCCGCGCAGGTCGACCCACCGCTCACGACGATTGCCCAACCGATGCGCGAACTCGGCGAAACCGCCGCGCGTCTCCTGTTGCAGCGGCTCGCGAATCCGCACGCAAGCGTGCCGGGCGTGCTGCTGCCGCACCGGCTCGTCGTGCGCAAGAGCGCGTGA
- a CDS encoding sugar ABC transporter ATP-binding protein, with product MSVAVRFDDIRKDFGPVRVLHGVSFDLAPGRIYGLLGENGAGKSTLMKILAGYETASAGALFIDGHAQQFDGSRAAEAAGIVLIHQEFNLAEHLSIAQNIYLGHEKRRGWFVDDAAMRAGAEQFLAQVGLARDPDTKVRDLIVAEKQLVEIAKALSRRARLLIMDEPTATLTPAETGRLFALMTKLKADGVTLVYISHKLDEVERITDEVIVMRDGRFVARSETAGLARQQMANLMVGREVSDMFPDKLAVPADAPLALKVDGLSVPGWVDNLSFEVRAGEVLGFAGLVGAGRTEAFEALIGLRRRSAGRIELAGRAADLKNPRDAMRRGLTYLSEDRKGKGLHVNLNLQDNLTLMTLERYAHPLIDLKAARKTLLDALDEFGIRTGDPGSRARMLSGGNQQKLALAKFLQPNPNVIVLDEPTRGVDVGAKRDIYFLIHRLASQGRAVIVISSELIELIGLCHRVAVMRAGTLQTTLGLDHLTEEELIAHATGTH from the coding sequence ATGAGCGTCGCCGTACGCTTCGACGACATCCGCAAGGACTTCGGTCCGGTGCGGGTATTGCACGGCGTGAGTTTCGATCTCGCGCCGGGTCGGATCTATGGCTTGCTCGGCGAGAACGGCGCGGGCAAGTCGACGCTGATGAAGATCCTCGCCGGTTATGAAACGGCGAGCGCGGGGGCATTGTTTATCGACGGCCATGCACAGCAGTTCGACGGATCGCGCGCTGCGGAAGCCGCGGGGATTGTGCTGATCCACCAGGAATTCAACCTCGCCGAGCACCTGAGCATCGCGCAGAACATCTACCTCGGTCACGAGAAGCGGCGCGGCTGGTTCGTCGACGATGCGGCGATGCGTGCCGGTGCCGAACAGTTCCTCGCGCAGGTCGGTCTCGCGCGCGACCCCGATACGAAAGTGCGCGACCTGATCGTCGCAGAAAAGCAACTGGTCGAAATTGCTAAAGCGCTGTCGCGGCGCGCGCGTCTCCTGATCATGGATGAACCGACCGCGACGCTGACGCCTGCCGAAACGGGCCGGCTCTTCGCGCTGATGACGAAGCTGAAGGCCGACGGCGTGACGCTCGTGTACATCTCGCACAAACTCGACGAGGTCGAGCGCATCACCGACGAAGTCATCGTGATGCGCGACGGCCGCTTCGTCGCGCGCAGCGAAACGGCGGGGCTTGCGCGTCAGCAGATGGCGAACCTGATGGTCGGGCGCGAGGTGTCGGACATGTTTCCCGACAAGCTCGCCGTCCCCGCCGATGCGCCGCTTGCGCTGAAAGTGGATGGCCTGAGCGTGCCGGGCTGGGTGGATAACCTCAGCTTCGAGGTGCGCGCCGGCGAAGTGCTCGGCTTTGCGGGCCTCGTGGGTGCGGGCCGCACCGAAGCGTTCGAAGCGCTGATCGGACTGCGCCGGCGCAGCGCAGGCCGTATCGAGCTGGCAGGGCGCGCGGCGGACCTGAAGAATCCGCGCGATGCGATGCGCCGCGGCCTCACGTACCTGAGCGAGGACCGCAAGGGCAAGGGGCTGCATGTGAACCTGAACCTGCAGGACAATCTCACGCTGATGACACTCGAGCGTTACGCGCATCCGCTGATCGACCTGAAAGCGGCGCGCAAGACGTTGCTGGATGCGCTCGATGAATTCGGCATTCGTACCGGCGACCCCGGTAGCCGCGCACGCATGCTGTCCGGTGGCAACCAGCAAAAGCTCGCGCTTGCCAAGTTCCTGCAACCCAATCCGAACGTGATCGTACTCGACGAACCGACGCGCGGCGTCGACGTCGGTGCGAAGCGCGACATCTATTTTCTGATTCACCGGCTCGCGTCGCAGGGGCGTGCGGTGATCGTCATCTCGTCCGAACTGATCGAACTGATCGGGCTCTGCCATCGCGTCGCGGTGATGCGCGCGGGCACGCTGCAGACGACGCTCGGTCTCGACCATCTCACCGAAGAGGAATTGATCGCTCATGCGACCGGCACCCACTGA